The following are encoded together in the Nocardioides okcheonensis genome:
- a CDS encoding SDR family NAD(P)-dependent oxidoreductase, translating into MLLVGRDADRLAATGLGVPVVADLGDAGAGDAVVAAAREHLGGLDGLVNAAGVVAFGSLVDTPDEVVEELFLTNVVGPIFLLRRVLPLLEESQGFVLQLSAVVAERPMPGMAAYSASKAALSAVDAALRTELRRSRVSVVDVRPPHTETGLAGRPLAGTAPRLPQGLDPADVARRVVDALAAGETEVAAGDFG; encoded by the coding sequence CTGCTGCTGGTCGGACGCGACGCCGACCGCCTGGCCGCGACCGGGCTCGGCGTGCCGGTCGTCGCCGACCTCGGCGACGCCGGGGCGGGCGACGCGGTCGTGGCCGCGGCCCGCGAGCACCTCGGCGGTCTCGATGGGCTGGTCAACGCCGCCGGCGTCGTCGCCTTCGGCTCCCTGGTCGACACCCCCGACGAGGTGGTCGAGGAGCTCTTCCTCACCAACGTGGTCGGCCCGATCTTCCTGCTGCGGCGGGTGCTGCCGCTGCTGGAGGAGTCGCAGGGCTTCGTGCTCCAGCTCTCCGCCGTGGTCGCGGAGCGACCGATGCCGGGCATGGCGGCCTACTCCGCCAGCAAGGCCGCGCTGAGCGCGGTGGACGCCGCGCTGCGCACCGAGCTGCGCCGCTCCCGGGTGTCGGTCGTCGACGTGCGTCCCCCGCACACCGAGACCGGCCTCGCCGGCCGCCCGCTCGCGGGCACCGCGCCGCGGCTGCCGCAGGGGCTCGACCCGGCCGACGTCGCCCGCCGCGTGGTGGACGCCCTCGCCGCCGGCGAGACCGAGGTCGCGGCCGGGGACTTCGGGTGA
- a CDS encoding enoyl-CoA hydratase-related protein yields MTDAPTELVHYAVSDAVATLTLDSPANRNALSRQLVTELYAHLERAGADDAVRAVLIESSGKVFCSGADLSEATTEGMEVGARRIVDLQRLIVTLEKPVVTKNLGAVRAGGIGIVAAADIAVSADDATFALTEVKLGLAAAIISLTVHHRMNPRAASLTTLGGEVFTGAEAAAYGLVTKAVPADRLDEEVAAICASLATGAPQGLRESKRILNGDLVARIDVLGDEMATTSARLFASDEAREAMTAFLSRKK; encoded by the coding sequence ATGACCGACGCCCCCACCGAGCTGGTCCACTACGCCGTCTCCGACGCCGTCGCGACCCTCACCCTCGACAGCCCGGCCAACCGCAACGCGCTCAGCAGGCAGCTGGTCACCGAGCTGTACGCCCACCTCGAGCGCGCCGGCGCCGACGACGCCGTGCGCGCGGTGCTGATCGAGAGCTCGGGCAAGGTCTTCTGCTCCGGGGCCGACCTCTCCGAGGCGACCACCGAGGGGATGGAGGTCGGCGCGCGCCGCATCGTCGACCTGCAGCGGCTGATCGTCACCCTGGAGAAGCCGGTCGTCACCAAGAACCTCGGTGCGGTGCGCGCCGGCGGCATCGGGATCGTCGCGGCCGCCGACATCGCGGTCAGCGCCGACGACGCCACCTTCGCCCTCACCGAGGTCAAGCTCGGGCTGGCCGCCGCGATCATCAGCCTCACCGTCCACCACCGGATGAACCCCCGGGCGGCGTCGCTCACCACGCTCGGCGGAGAGGTCTTCACCGGCGCTGAGGCCGCGGCGTACGGCCTGGTCACGAAGGCGGTGCCGGCCGACCGGCTCGACGAGGAGGTCGCCGCGATCTGCGCGAGCCTGGCGACCGGGGCGCCGCAGGGCCTGCGGGAGTCCAAGCGGATCCTCAACGGCGACCTGGTCGCGCGCATCGACGTGCTGGGCGACGAGATGGCCACGACGAGCGCCCGGCTCTTCGCCAGCGACGAGGCCCGCGAGGCGATGACGGCGTTCCTCTCGCGCAAGAAGTAG
- a CDS encoding molybdopterin-dependent oxidoreductase, with product MDHTATTTAPEPGRQRLRHAAYGVLATLVGLAAAHLVAAVTVPAASPVLAVGSTVIDLTPTPLKEWAIRQFGSADKLVLVGSVTVVVLLLAALAGVLTARRPTLGLLVVVALAGVAGVLAVLRPSAGPLDLLPALVAAIVGAASLWWLHRVDDRGSEGSPVGSGGPSRRGVVLASGGLAAAAVAMGGVGRWVTSYRLGGTDVALPTPTDPASPLPKGLEATYPGISPLQTPTADFYRVDTRLTLPTVDVDSWTLTIDGDVEKEVTLTFDDLAKMRTIERDITLTCVSNEVGGPYVGGARWLGVPLKDILDLAGIDATKADQILSTDVDGMTISTPLDVAIDGRDAMIAIGMNGSSLPRANGFPARMVVPGLYGFVSACKWITRMTLTTYDEQQAYWTERDWAIDAPIKLSSRIDTPKPLSDSKAGTVVVGGIAWAQNVGIERVEVRIDGEAWKPATLGPQVTDDYWRQWYFEWDATPGQHFLACRAVNKDGDVQSDVRMTPFPEGSSGLQEISVNVG from the coding sequence ATGGACCACACCGCGACGACCACCGCGCCCGAGCCGGGACGGCAGCGCCTGCGCCACGCGGCGTACGGCGTGCTCGCCACCCTCGTCGGCCTGGCGGCCGCCCACCTGGTGGCCGCGGTCACCGTGCCGGCGGCCTCGCCGGTCCTCGCGGTCGGCTCGACGGTCATCGACCTCACGCCCACCCCGCTCAAGGAGTGGGCGATCCGGCAGTTCGGCAGCGCCGACAAGCTGGTGCTGGTCGGCTCGGTGACCGTGGTCGTGCTGCTGCTGGCCGCGCTGGCCGGCGTGCTCACCGCGCGCCGCCCGACGCTCGGCCTGCTCGTCGTCGTGGCCCTCGCCGGCGTCGCCGGCGTGCTGGCGGTGCTCCGGCCCTCGGCCGGCCCGCTGGACCTCCTGCCCGCCCTGGTCGCCGCGATCGTGGGCGCCGCCTCGCTGTGGTGGCTGCACCGCGTTGACGACCGGGGCTCCGAGGGATCGCCGGTCGGGTCCGGCGGTCCGAGCCGGCGCGGGGTCGTGCTGGCGAGCGGCGGCCTCGCGGCCGCGGCCGTGGCCATGGGGGGTGTCGGTCGCTGGGTGACGTCCTACCGCCTCGGCGGGACGGACGTCGCCCTGCCCACGCCGACCGACCCCGCGTCGCCCCTCCCGAAGGGGCTGGAGGCGACCTACCCGGGCATCAGCCCGCTCCAGACGCCCACTGCCGACTTCTACCGGGTTGACACCCGGCTCACGCTGCCGACGGTCGACGTCGACTCGTGGACCCTCACCATCGACGGCGACGTGGAGAAGGAGGTGACCCTCACCTTCGACGACCTGGCGAAGATGCGCACGATCGAGCGCGACATCACCCTGACCTGCGTGTCCAACGAGGTGGGCGGCCCCTACGTCGGCGGTGCCCGCTGGCTGGGCGTGCCGCTCAAGGACATTCTCGACCTGGCCGGGATCGACGCGACCAAGGCCGACCAGATCCTCTCCACGGACGTCGACGGCATGACCATCTCGACGCCGCTCGACGTGGCCATCGACGGCCGCGACGCGATGATTGCGATCGGGATGAACGGGTCCTCGCTCCCGCGGGCCAACGGCTTCCCGGCGCGGATGGTCGTGCCCGGGCTCTACGGCTTCGTCAGCGCGTGCAAGTGGATCACCCGGATGACCCTCACCACCTACGACGAGCAGCAGGCCTACTGGACCGAGCGCGACTGGGCGATCGACGCCCCGATCAAGCTGTCCAGCCGGATCGACACCCCCAAGCCGCTGTCGGACAGCAAGGCCGGGACGGTCGTCGTCGGCGGCATCGCCTGGGCCCAGAACGTCGGCATCGAGCGCGTCGAGGTCCGCATCGACGGCGAGGCCTGGAAGCCGGCCACGCTCGGCCCGCAGGTCACCGACGACTACTGGCGCCAGTGGTACTTCGAGTGGGACGCCACCCCCGGCCAGCACTTCCTGGCCTGCCGTGCGGTCAACAAGGACGGTGACGTGCAGTCGGACGTCCGGATGACGCCGTTCCCCGAGGGCTCCAGCGGGCTCCAGGAGATCTCCGTCAACGTCGGCTGA
- a CDS encoding fasciclin domain-containing protein, with product MNTKLRTRSMGLAALALTASMGLAACGSEDEASTASDTSSETTSESPMESESPMESESAEPASDAPFGPGCAGVPTSGEGSVEGMADDPVATAASNNPLLKTLVAAVTEAGLVDTLNSAENLTVFAPTDDAFAAIPKKDLNALLADKEALTKVLTHHVIGERLSPADVAGEHETLAKDMLTVEGSGEDFTIGDASVVCGNVQTANATVYVVDQVLMPQM from the coding sequence ATGAACACCAAGCTCCGCACCCGCTCGATGGGCCTCGCCGCCCTCGCCCTGACCGCGTCCATGGGCCTCGCCGCCTGTGGCAGCGAGGACGAGGCCAGCACCGCCTCGGACACCAGCTCCGAGACCACCTCCGAGTCGCCGATGGAGTCGGAGTCGCCGATGGAGTCCGAGTCCGCCGAGCCGGCCTCTGACGCGCCGTTCGGTCCCGGCTGCGCCGGCGTCCCCACCTCGGGCGAGGGCTCGGTCGAGGGCATGGCCGACGACCCGGTCGCCACCGCCGCCTCCAACAACCCGCTGCTCAAGACGCTCGTCGCCGCGGTGACCGAGGCCGGTCTGGTCGACACCCTCAACTCGGCCGAGAACCTGACCGTCTTCGCCCCGACCGACGACGCGTTCGCCGCGATCCCGAAGAAGGACCTCAACGCGCTCCTCGCCGACAAGGAGGCCCTGACCAAGGTCCTCACCCACCACGTCATCGGCGAGCGCCTCAGCCCCGCCGACGTGGCCGGCGAGCACGAGACCCTGGCCAAGGACATGCTGACCGTCGAGGGCTCCGGCGAGGACTTCACCATCGGTGACGCCTCCGTCGTGTGCGGCAACGTCCAGACCGCCAACGCGACCGTCTACGTGGTCGACCAGGTCCTGATGCCGCAGATGTGA
- the sigK gene encoding ECF RNA polymerase sigma factor SigK, producing the protein MNHVKPVPDGVPSGTPSGGDAARLADLLRRSALGDEAAFAEFYDATSARAYGLALRVVRNPAHAEEVTQEAFLDAWRSSARYDVGRGSAAGWLLTIVHRKAVDRVRSVEAATTRDETWNRETAPTDHDQTSEAAHASLEAARVRNAVATLTDVQRRAVELTYFGGYTHTEVAALLDVPLGTAKTRIRDGLIRLRDLMGVAS; encoded by the coding sequence GTGAACCACGTGAAGCCCGTACCGGACGGGGTGCCCTCGGGCACCCCGTCCGGGGGCGATGCAGCCCGGCTGGCCGACCTGCTCCGGCGCTCGGCCCTGGGTGACGAGGCGGCCTTCGCCGAGTTCTACGACGCCACCTCGGCCCGGGCCTACGGCCTGGCGCTGAGGGTCGTGCGCAACCCGGCCCACGCCGAGGAGGTCACCCAGGAGGCGTTCCTCGACGCGTGGCGCTCCAGCGCCCGCTACGACGTGGGACGCGGCAGTGCGGCCGGCTGGCTGCTCACGATCGTGCACCGCAAGGCCGTCGACCGGGTCCGCTCGGTCGAGGCCGCCACCACCCGGGACGAGACCTGGAACCGGGAGACCGCACCCACCGACCACGACCAGACCTCCGAGGCCGCACACGCCTCCCTGGAGGCGGCGCGGGTCCGCAACGCGGTCGCCACCCTGACCGACGTGCAGCGTCGCGCGGTGGAGCTCACCTACTTCGGCGGCTACACCCACACGGAAGTGGCCGCCCTGCTCGACGTCCCGTTGGGCACCGCCAAGACCCGCATACGTGACGGACTGATCCGCCTACGAGACCTGATGGGAGTTGCCTCATGA
- a CDS encoding anti-sigma factor produces MSDLHKLTGAYAVDALDELERARFEQHLSACEDCRAEVAELRETAALLADTTAVEPPASLRSSVLAGISQVRPLPPEVPSAAPAADDTHGGRRRWAPFLVAAALALVFGVGAAVTQPWAGPEGGNLTAAEQVLQADDAKKVVHDLGAAGRATVTWSKSQDRAVITTEDMVGAPDGKDYELWFVGPDGSFTPAGLMPDAPDQTVVLDGTTVDAAAVGITVEPDGGSEQPTSDPIAVFDLTQAA; encoded by the coding sequence ATGAGCGACCTGCACAAGCTCACGGGCGCGTACGCCGTCGATGCCCTCGACGAGCTCGAGCGCGCACGATTCGAGCAGCACCTGTCTGCTTGCGAGGACTGCCGTGCCGAGGTGGCCGAGCTGCGGGAGACCGCGGCCCTGCTGGCCGACACCACGGCCGTCGAGCCGCCGGCCTCGCTGCGCTCGTCCGTCCTGGCGGGCATCTCCCAGGTCCGTCCCCTCCCTCCCGAGGTCCCCTCAGCCGCTCCTGCCGCCGACGACACCCACGGTGGGCGGCGACGGTGGGCGCCCTTTCTGGTCGCGGCGGCACTCGCGCTCGTCTTCGGCGTCGGCGCGGCGGTGACGCAGCCCTGGGCCGGTCCCGAGGGCGGCAACCTGACCGCGGCCGAGCAGGTCCTGCAGGCCGACGACGCCAAGAAGGTCGTCCACGACCTCGGTGCCGCCGGACGCGCCACGGTGACCTGGTCGAAGTCGCAGGACCGCGCCGTGATCACCACCGAGGACATGGTCGGAGCGCCGGACGGCAAGGACTACGAGCTCTGGTTCGTCGGTCCCGACGGCAGCTTCACCCCCGCCGGCCTGATGCCGGACGCGCCGGACCAGACCGTCGTGCTCGACGGCACGACCGTCGACGCGGCCGCGGTGGGCATCACCGTGGAGCCCGACGGGGGCTCCGAGCAGCCCACCAGCGACCCGATCGCGGTGTTCGACCTGACGCAGGCCGCATGA
- a CDS encoding FAD-dependent oxidoreductase, which translates to MSGTAPRRIAVVGSGVAGLTAAWVASRTAHVTLFEADDRLGGHADTHRVPTPAGELAIDTGFIVHNRRTYPTLLRLFAELGVATQPSEMSLSVNDAGTGVQWAGALGPRGLFARPSSLTSRKHWRMLLEIPRFHRRARAVLAAGDTAGDDDQTLRDFLAEGGFSDGFLRHFMEPVVAAVWSCDPATSLDYPARYLFAFLEHHGMLSVFGSPEWRTVTGGSGTYVAKVAAGLQEIRLETKVTSVREVADGVEVTDGSGATTAFDAVVIATHPSHALAMLEQPTALQRELLTAMPYSANPALLHTDTSLLPDATGARASWNFFRPTGETGAVTVTYDLTRLQRLPTDTHYLVTLGGEDLVDPATVIDRMEYEHPLYTPASVAAQRRLPEIDTDRIAFAGAYHGWGFHEDGARSGLAAATRLGLPWTRAAHVLPEPGRFETTIRHTRRTPFRRAFEHTSTTWLVDVDDLPDHGRLARFEARDHLGSPDRSIRANVEAFLADNGVRLGDGARAGTILMAAQPRSLGYCFNPISVFWCFDDAGAQAGVVIEVHNTYGDRHAYLVHPDEQGRATTGKAMYVSPFHGVDGTYEIAVPVPTDRLHVAVTLRGHSHEETGDAAPFSASLTGSRSDVPLRRTIGAALRGSALIRAHGTWLWARRLPIRNRPSHRQEGVQ; encoded by the coding sequence ATGAGCGGCACCGCCCCGCGACGCATCGCCGTCGTCGGCTCCGGCGTGGCCGGGCTGACGGCGGCGTGGGTCGCGTCCCGCACCGCCCACGTCACGCTGTTCGAGGCCGACGACCGGCTCGGTGGCCACGCCGACACCCACCGCGTCCCGACGCCCGCGGGCGAGCTGGCGATCGACACCGGCTTCATCGTGCACAACCGGCGCACGTACCCCACCCTGCTGCGGCTCTTCGCCGAGCTCGGCGTCGCGACCCAGCCGTCGGAGATGTCGCTCTCGGTCAACGACGCCGGCACCGGCGTGCAGTGGGCCGGCGCCCTGGGACCGCGGGGCCTCTTCGCGCGGCCCTCGTCGCTGACGTCGCGCAAGCACTGGCGGATGCTGCTGGAGATCCCGCGGTTCCACCGGCGCGCCCGCGCGGTGCTCGCCGCCGGTGACACCGCGGGCGACGACGACCAGACGCTGCGCGACTTCCTCGCCGAGGGCGGCTTCTCCGACGGCTTCCTGCGCCACTTCATGGAGCCGGTCGTGGCCGCGGTGTGGTCGTGCGACCCCGCCACCTCGCTCGACTACCCCGCCCGCTACCTCTTCGCCTTCCTCGAGCACCACGGCATGCTGAGCGTCTTCGGCTCCCCCGAGTGGCGCACCGTCACCGGCGGCTCCGGCACCTACGTCGCGAAGGTGGCGGCCGGGCTGCAGGAGATCCGCCTGGAGACCAAGGTGACGTCCGTGCGCGAGGTCGCCGACGGGGTCGAGGTGACCGACGGCAGCGGCGCCACGACGGCGTTCGACGCGGTCGTCATCGCCACCCACCCCTCCCACGCGCTCGCGATGCTCGAGCAGCCGACCGCCCTCCAGCGCGAGCTGCTCACCGCGATGCCCTACAGCGCCAACCCCGCGCTGCTGCACACCGACACCTCGCTGCTGCCGGACGCCACCGGCGCGCGGGCGTCGTGGAACTTCTTCCGTCCCACCGGCGAGACCGGCGCGGTCACGGTCACCTACGACCTCACGCGGCTCCAGCGGCTCCCCACCGACACCCACTACCTCGTCACCCTCGGCGGCGAGGACCTCGTCGACCCGGCGACCGTGATCGACCGGATGGAGTACGAGCACCCGCTCTACACCCCCGCGTCGGTCGCCGCCCAGCGCCGGCTGCCCGAGATCGACACCGACCGGATCGCCTTCGCCGGGGCCTACCACGGCTGGGGCTTCCACGAGGACGGCGCCCGCTCCGGGCTGGCCGCCGCCACCCGGCTCGGCCTGCCCTGGACCCGCGCCGCCCACGTGCTGCCCGAGCCCGGGCGGTTCGAGACCACCATCCGGCACACCCGGCGCACGCCCTTCAGGCGCGCGTTCGAGCACACGTCGACCACCTGGCTCGTCGACGTCGACGACCTCCCCGACCACGGTCGGCTGGCCCGCTTCGAGGCGCGCGACCACCTCGGCTCGCCGGACCGGTCGATCCGCGCCAACGTGGAGGCGTTCCTCGCCGACAACGGGGTCCGGCTCGGCGACGGCGCGCGGGCGGGCACCATCCTCATGGCCGCCCAGCCGCGGTCGCTCGGCTACTGCTTCAACCCGATCAGCGTGTTCTGGTGCTTCGACGACGCCGGCGCCCAGGCCGGCGTCGTGATCGAGGTGCACAACACCTACGGCGACCGGCACGCCTACCTCGTCCACCCCGACGAGCAGGGTCGCGCCACGACCGGGAAGGCGATGTACGTCTCCCCCTTCCACGGCGTCGACGGCACCTACGAGATCGCCGTCCCGGTCCCGACCGACCGCCTCCACGTCGCGGTCACCCTGCGCGGCCACTCCCACGAGGAGACCGGCGACGCGGCGCCCTTCAGCGCCAGCCTCACCGGCAGCCGCAGCGACGTGCCCCTCCGCAGGACCATCGGCGCCGCGCTGCGCGGCAGCGCGCTGATCCGGGCCCACGGCACCTGGCTGTGGGCGCGCCGCCTGCCCATCCGCAACCGACCCAGCCATCGCCAGGAGGGCGTGCAGTGA
- a CDS encoding SAM-dependent methyltransferase: protein MTLEKNRPVEPSSQGMPPLEPITPGPRTAISAAVAKRLFHAALSQLQVTVVEEPTGRRLGRGGPVMRLHRPDEFYARLGRDGLIGFGEAYLTGAWDAEDLAGFLTVPAARIATLIPRPLQRARALVTPRLPSHQRSTEANSQANISHHYDLSNDLFGLFLDETLSYSSALFDTSVTSVPAGPGSVAEHQLATPPEPVDHDDPRRHGPDLAEAQGRKIERMLDEAGVTDGTRVLEIGTGWGELAIRAARRGAHVHTITLSVEQLELAEQRIAAAGFADRVEVELMDYRALATAGRTYDAVLSVEMIEAVGHEFWGTYFQTIDRVLAPGGRVSIQAITMPHDRMLATRDSHTWINKYIFPGGFLPSVEVIDEITRRDTTLRLVDQLEMGSHYAETLRRWDRRFLGQRDAVLALGFDDLFMRVWHFYLAYSQAGFAAGYINVSQLTFTREDR from the coding sequence GTGACGCTCGAGAAGAACCGCCCCGTCGAGCCCAGCAGCCAGGGCATGCCCCCGCTGGAGCCGATCACCCCCGGCCCCCGCACCGCGATCTCCGCCGCGGTCGCCAAGCGGCTGTTCCACGCCGCCCTCTCCCAGCTCCAGGTCACCGTCGTCGAGGAGCCCACCGGCCGCCGGCTCGGTCGCGGCGGCCCGGTCATGCGGCTGCACCGCCCCGACGAGTTCTACGCCCGGCTGGGCCGCGACGGCCTGATCGGCTTCGGCGAGGCCTACCTCACCGGCGCCTGGGACGCCGAGGACCTCGCCGGGTTCCTCACCGTTCCCGCGGCCCGGATAGCCACCCTGATCCCCCGGCCCCTGCAGCGCGCCCGCGCGCTGGTGACGCCGCGCCTGCCCAGCCACCAGCGGAGCACCGAGGCCAACAGCCAGGCCAACATCTCGCACCACTACGACCTGTCGAACGACCTGTTCGGCCTCTTCCTCGACGAGACGCTGAGCTATTCCTCGGCCCTCTTCGACACCTCCGTGACCTCGGTCCCGGCGGGCCCGGGATCGGTCGCCGAGCACCAGCTCGCCACGCCGCCAGAGCCGGTCGACCACGACGACCCGCGCCGCCACGGCCCCGACCTGGCCGAGGCCCAGGGCCGCAAGATCGAGCGGATGCTCGACGAGGCCGGCGTCACCGACGGCACCCGCGTGCTCGAGATCGGCACCGGCTGGGGCGAGCTGGCGATCCGCGCCGCCCGCCGCGGCGCGCACGTCCACACCATCACCCTCTCCGTCGAGCAGCTCGAGCTGGCCGAGCAGCGGATCGCGGCAGCGGGCTTCGCCGACCGCGTCGAGGTCGAGCTGATGGACTACCGCGCCCTCGCGACGGCGGGTCGGACCTACGACGCCGTCCTGTCGGTCGAGATGATCGAGGCGGTCGGCCACGAGTTCTGGGGCACCTACTTCCAGACCATCGACCGGGTCCTCGCACCCGGCGGCCGGGTCTCGATCCAGGCGATCACGATGCCCCACGACCGGATGCTCGCGACCCGCGACAGCCACACCTGGATCAACAAGTACATCTTCCCGGGCGGCTTCCTCCCCAGCGTCGAGGTGATCGACGAGATCACCCGCCGCGACACCACCCTGCGGCTGGTCGACCAGCTCGAGATGGGCAGCCACTACGCCGAGACGCTGCGCCGCTGGGACCGCCGCTTCCTGGGCCAGCGCGACGCGGTGCTGGCCCTCGGCTTCGACGACCTGTTCATGCGGGTGTGGCACTTCTACCTCGCCTACTCCCAGGCCGGGTTCGCCGCCGGCTACATCAACGTCTCCCAGCTGACCTTCACCCGAGAGGACCGGTGA
- a CDS encoding SAM-dependent methyltransferase has protein sequence MTQTDPRPATSAAAAGGVAERLAEAVRPFIGGDLPVRLRAWDGSEAGPTEGPLVVLRSPDALRRLLWHPGELGAAQAYVTGELDVPEQDGWDLGSALTHAFAVGRERGLSGVRLSPRAMVDAVRTAAGLGALGRPPAAPASQARIKGRLHSLARDRSSISHHYDLSNEFYSLVLEPQMAYSCGYHATPDTPLEEAQRAKLDLVCTKLGLEPGMRMLDVGCGWGSLSLHAAEHFGAQVTGVTIAAEQKKFIDARIAERGLQDRVEIRLQDYREVPERDHFDAVGSLEMGEHVGALNYDTYVEVLRRAVKPGGRVLVQQMSRQGAGGGKHPGGGPFIESFIAPDMTMRPVGETVDLIEAGGLEVRDVHALREHYVLTVHGWLERFEANLDAIRALVGEEVVRVWRLYLVGGALAFRDGRMGVDQILAVRPGAPHTLPATRTW, from the coding sequence ATGACCCAGACCGACCCCCGCCCCGCCACCTCCGCCGCGGCCGCCGGCGGCGTCGCCGAGCGCCTCGCCGAGGCCGTGCGCCCGTTCATCGGCGGTGACCTGCCCGTGCGCCTGCGGGCGTGGGACGGCTCCGAGGCCGGCCCGACCGAGGGCCCGCTCGTGGTGCTCCGCTCCCCCGACGCCCTGCGCCGGCTGCTGTGGCACCCGGGCGAGCTCGGCGCCGCGCAGGCCTACGTCACCGGCGAGCTCGACGTGCCCGAGCAGGACGGCTGGGACCTCGGCTCCGCGCTGACCCACGCCTTCGCGGTCGGCCGCGAGCGCGGGCTGTCGGGCGTACGCCTCTCGCCGCGCGCCATGGTCGACGCGGTCCGCACCGCCGCCGGCCTCGGCGCCCTCGGGCGCCCGCCGGCCGCACCCGCGTCGCAGGCGCGGATCAAGGGGCGCCTGCACTCGCTCGCCCGCGACCGGTCGTCGATCAGCCACCACTACGACCTCTCCAACGAGTTCTACTCCCTCGTCCTCGAGCCGCAGATGGCCTACTCCTGCGGCTACCACGCCACCCCCGACACCCCGCTCGAGGAGGCGCAGCGCGCCAAGCTCGACCTGGTCTGCACCAAGCTGGGCCTCGAACCGGGCATGCGGATGCTCGACGTCGGCTGCGGCTGGGGCTCGCTCTCGCTGCACGCCGCCGAGCACTTCGGCGCGCAGGTCACCGGCGTGACGATCGCCGCGGAGCAGAAGAAGTTCATCGACGCCCGGATCGCCGAGCGCGGCCTCCAGGACCGCGTCGAGATCCGCCTCCAGGACTACCGCGAGGTCCCCGAGCGTGACCACTTCGACGCCGTCGGGTCGCTCGAGATGGGCGAGCACGTCGGCGCGCTCAACTACGACACCTACGTCGAGGTGCTGCGCCGCGCGGTGAAGCCCGGCGGCCGGGTGCTGGTGCAGCAGATGTCGCGCCAGGGAGCCGGTGGTGGCAAGCACCCCGGCGGCGGCCCGTTCATCGAGTCGTTCATCGCCCCCGACATGACGATGCGCCCGGTCGGCGAGACCGTCGACCTGATCGAGGCCGGCGGCCTCGAGGTGCGCGACGTGCACGCGCTGCGCGAGCACTACGTCCTCACCGTCCACGGCTGGCTGGAGCGCTTCGAGGCCAACCTCGACGCGATCCGCGCGCTGGTCGGCGAGGAGGTCGTCCGCGTGTGGCGCCTCTACCTCGTCGGCGGTGCGCTGGCCTTCCGCGACGGCCGGATGGGCGTCGACCAGATCCTCGCGGTGCGCCCCGGCGCGCCGCACACCCTCCCCGCCACCCGGACGTGGTGA
- a CDS encoding DUF1295 domain-containing protein, producing the protein MLTQAVVAILAAAVVMGSTAAVSKRRDRVADVDVAWGLSFVAIAVALALVWPDAHSWLLALLVAVWGGRLAIHIARRSRGHGEDPRYEKMLGGPGWHAGAAKVLRRVFGTQALVSWIISFPLVVGAAYDVRWWPVVWFGVVVWAIGLYFEVVGDAQLEAYKARPRESRPKILDTGLWGWTRHPNYFGDACVWWGLWIAGALSLGWVPGLATIFAPVAMTFFIRNVTGAKLLEKTMSQREGWADYAARVPLFFPRPPRR; encoded by the coding sequence GTGCTGACCCAGGCGGTCGTCGCGATCCTCGCCGCCGCCGTCGTCATGGGGTCGACGGCGGCGGTGAGCAAGAGGCGCGACCGGGTGGCCGACGTCGACGTGGCGTGGGGCCTGTCGTTCGTGGCGATCGCGGTCGCCCTCGCGCTCGTCTGGCCGGACGCCCACTCCTGGCTGCTCGCGCTGCTCGTCGCCGTCTGGGGCGGCCGGCTCGCGATCCACATCGCCCGCCGCTCCCGCGGCCACGGCGAGGACCCGCGCTACGAGAAGATGCTCGGCGGCCCGGGCTGGCACGCCGGCGCGGCGAAGGTGCTGCGCCGCGTCTTCGGCACGCAGGCGCTCGTCTCGTGGATCATCTCCTTCCCGCTCGTCGTCGGCGCCGCCTACGACGTGCGCTGGTGGCCCGTGGTCTGGTTCGGGGTCGTCGTCTGGGCGATCGGGCTCTACTTCGAGGTCGTCGGCGACGCCCAGCTCGAGGCCTACAAGGCCCGGCCGCGCGAGTCTCGTCCGAAGATCCTCGACACCGGCCTGTGGGGCTGGACCCGCCACCCCAACTACTTCGGCGACGCCTGCGTCTGGTGGGGCCTGTGGATCGCCGGCGCCCTGTCGCTCGGCTGGGTCCCGGGGCTGGCGACGATCTTCGCGCCGGTCGCGATGACCTTCTTCATCCGCAACGTCACCGGCGCCAAGCTGCTCGAGAAGACCATGTCGCAGCGCGAGGGCTGGGCCGACTACGCCGCCCGCGTGCCGCTGTTCTTCCCCCGCCCGCCCCGCCGCTGA